A genome region from Pseudomonas anguilliseptica includes the following:
- a CDS encoding LuxR C-terminal-related transcriptional regulator, translating to MDEVMDPAAGSLLRAKLMPPQVSTEYLVRAQLESALSANQHARVLLLAAPAGFGKTSALVALAHAREQSGQAVAWLSLGPGDDEPSRFLLQLIEALSRLLPGFGAEALAYLQNTMRVPVSAVMESLLVDLVQLDTPLLLVLDDLHLIQDPELLSALNRLIKFAPEGFALAIGSRSQPALNLATLRAKDLLVEIGEQELRLSEAETRDYLQHCGLQLDAVAFSALYSQTEGWMVGVHLASLWLRHQPQAAAQIADMGTDQAAVGGYLLRSVFEQLPADKQELLLALGVAQQLSGDLANALTGRHDGQQLLEELEAMQLFLLPLDRERQWYRFHNLFAEFLRGRLKERDPERFKQLHFNASLWFTNHHMQNLAIEHACLAEDPEMLAALVDGCGLELINRGQLNLIYKWRQHVPDEIAERFPVLVLADVWTRAAELGLVEANRMLDELLERWTEAKPGAPLSDKLLATLAIKSVIALQKDDLQTCIALARRVEVQLGQHTAFLEVAMLIVGALANVMIGQPDQAKRLLALAQQRNHFLEGRYLDMQLANVEVLLSLEQGQIRQAELLFAQLRARVIPWFSDRSRALALPTITEALIAYNQGRLDGIEERLRWALATVDVINPIDLYAQGMLCMAHVQRMQDNPKDAYASLVLMQNLAARNQSWRFYAQAVADEVVQILQEPAADRLKRAEQRLKTVDWNKLTKHYQHMRFNPVLWVKGLTRIRLQQARGHYSEALHEITQLRGMLLDNWHGLQRLRLDLLAALSYQRLGYQERAQSLLVQCLIGAEREGVRSLFVEEGEAIRQLLQQLEAAERQPALQGFIRSLLAIWPGNSARQSLEVLEEGLTEREREVVCLAAQGMSNDEIGQQLSLALGTVKWHLHNIYEKLKVRNRTQAIRRARELSLLDQ from the coding sequence ATGGACGAAGTAATGGATCCTGCCGCAGGCAGCCTTTTGCGCGCCAAGCTGATGCCACCCCAGGTCTCTACGGAATACCTGGTCAGGGCGCAGCTTGAATCTGCCCTGAGCGCCAACCAACATGCGCGGGTGTTGCTATTGGCAGCCCCGGCTGGCTTTGGCAAAACCAGTGCGTTGGTCGCACTGGCCCATGCTCGCGAGCAAAGTGGTCAGGCGGTGGCCTGGCTGTCGCTTGGCCCTGGCGACGACGAACCATCGCGTTTTCTTCTGCAACTGATCGAGGCACTTTCTCGCCTGCTGCCGGGCTTTGGCGCAGAAGCCCTGGCTTACCTGCAGAACACCATGCGTGTACCGGTTTCCGCGGTCATGGAAAGCCTTTTGGTGGACTTGGTCCAGCTGGACACTCCACTGTTGTTGGTGCTTGATGACCTGCACCTGATTCAGGATCCGGAGTTGCTCAGCGCACTCAATCGTTTGATCAAATTTGCCCCTGAAGGTTTTGCCCTGGCCATTGGCAGCCGCTCGCAACCGGCACTGAACTTGGCCACTCTGCGCGCCAAGGATCTGCTGGTCGAGATCGGTGAGCAGGAGTTGCGCTTGAGCGAGGCGGAAACCCGCGATTATCTGCAGCACTGCGGCCTGCAGTTGGATGCCGTGGCGTTTTCTGCGCTCTACAGCCAGACCGAAGGCTGGATGGTGGGTGTGCACCTGGCCAGTCTGTGGCTGCGCCATCAGCCCCAGGCCGCCGCGCAGATTGCTGATATGGGCACCGACCAGGCGGCTGTGGGCGGGTACCTGCTGCGTAGCGTGTTCGAGCAGCTGCCCGCCGACAAGCAGGAGTTGCTGCTGGCCCTGGGCGTGGCGCAGCAGCTCAGCGGTGACCTGGCCAATGCTTTGACCGGGCGGCATGACGGCCAACAGTTGCTGGAAGAGCTGGAGGCCATGCAGCTGTTTCTCTTGCCGCTGGACCGCGAGCGCCAGTGGTATCGCTTCCACAACCTGTTTGCCGAGTTCTTGCGCGGTCGCCTGAAAGAGCGCGACCCCGAGCGTTTCAAACAGCTGCATTTCAACGCCAGCCTGTGGTTCACCAATCACCATATGCAGAACCTGGCCATTGAGCATGCTTGCCTCGCCGAAGACCCGGAAATGCTCGCAGCACTGGTCGATGGTTGCGGCCTGGAACTGATCAACCGCGGCCAGCTCAACCTGATCTACAAATGGCGCCAGCATGTGCCGGATGAGATTGCCGAGCGTTTCCCCGTGCTGGTACTCGCCGATGTCTGGACCCGTGCGGCTGAGTTGGGCTTGGTGGAAGCCAATCGCATGCTCGATGAACTGCTTGAGCGTTGGACGGAGGCCAAGCCTGGGGCGCCGTTGAGCGACAAGCTGTTGGCAACCCTGGCGATCAAATCCGTCATCGCCCTGCAGAAAGACGATCTACAAACCTGCATTGCCCTGGCGCGCCGGGTTGAAGTGCAGTTGGGCCAGCACACCGCCTTTCTTGAAGTGGCAATGCTGATCGTCGGTGCGCTGGCCAATGTGATGATCGGCCAACCGGATCAGGCCAAGCGCTTGCTGGCCCTGGCGCAGCAGCGCAATCACTTCCTCGAGGGGCGCTACCTGGATATGCAGCTGGCCAACGTCGAGGTGCTGCTGAGTCTGGAGCAGGGGCAGATCCGTCAGGCCGAGTTGTTGTTCGCGCAGTTGCGCGCCCGGGTCATACCCTGGTTTTCCGATCGTTCGCGGGCTCTGGCGCTGCCGACCATCACTGAAGCCCTGATCGCTTATAACCAAGGGCGCCTGGACGGTATTGAGGAGCGCTTGCGCTGGGCACTGGCCACGGTTGATGTGATCAATCCGATCGATCTGTATGCCCAGGGCATGTTGTGCATGGCCCATGTTCAGCGCATGCAGGACAACCCCAAGGATGCCTACGCTAGCCTGGTGCTGATGCAGAACCTCGCCGCACGCAATCAGTCCTGGCGTTTCTACGCCCAGGCGGTGGCCGATGAGGTGGTACAGATTCTTCAGGAACCTGCGGCGGACCGGCTCAAGCGCGCCGAACAGCGCCTTAAGACCGTGGACTGGAACAAGCTGACCAAGCATTACCAGCATATGCGCTTCAATCCGGTGTTGTGGGTGAAGGGCCTGACCCGTATTCGCCTGCAGCAGGCGCGGGGGCATTACAGCGAAGCGCTGCATGAAATCACTCAGCTGCGCGGCATGCTGCTGGATAACTGGCATGGCCTGCAGCGCCTGCGGCTCGATCTGCTAGCGGCGCTTAGTTATCAGCGCCTGGGCTATCAGGAGCGTGCGCAAAGCCTGTTGGTGCAATGCCTGATCGGCGCCGAGCGCGAAGGTGTGCGCAGTCTGTTTGTCGAGGAAGGCGAAGCCATTCGCCAGTTGCTGCAGCAACTGGAGGCTGCCGAACGCCAGCCAGCGCTGCAGGGCTTTATCCGCAGCTTGCTGGCCATTTGGCCGGGCAATAGCGCGCGGCAATCGCTGGAAGTGCTTGAGGAAGGGTTGACCGAGCGCGAGCGCGAGGTGGTCTGCCTGGCGGCTCAGGGCATGTCGAACGATGAGATCGGTCAACAGCTTTCATTGGCCCTCGGTACGGTCAAATGGCACCTGCACAACATTTACGAAAAGCTCAAAGTGCGTAACCGCACACAAGCCATCCGGCGCGCGCGCGAACTGAGTCTTCTTGATCAATGA
- the pabB gene encoding aminodeoxychorismate synthase component I, protein MPTCLVQALPYLADPSRYFNSVMQAPGAVLLDAGRPTAQRGRYDLISAWPLAELAPTPDETANAFLQRLRQSLAGLGTCQPPADNPLPFVGGLIGYLSYDFGRRLEQLPAQALDDLNLADARFGLYAWALITDHQQQRSQLMFHPSLDTAERQRLSALFATSTTPEPQPFRLLEHFQADTSEAEYQQCFARIQAYIQAGDCYQVNFAQRFRAGYQGSPWTAYQALRAACPTPFSGYQTLPGGGAIISLSPERFLRISDGQVETRPIKGTRPRHADPQQDQAQADALLGSQKDRAENLMIVDLLRNDLGRSCQVGSVRVPELFALESYPNVHHLVSAVTGELAADKDALDLIAGSFPGGSITGAPKIRAMQIIDELEPTRRALYCGSLLYLDVRGEMDSSIAIRSLLAKDGQISCWGGGGIVADSKGQAEYQESITKVKVLLETLEQFCD, encoded by the coding sequence ATGCCTACTTGCCTTGTACAGGCTCTGCCCTACCTCGCAGACCCTTCGCGTTACTTCAACAGCGTCATGCAAGCACCCGGCGCGGTGCTGCTGGATGCCGGGCGCCCAACCGCGCAGCGTGGACGCTATGACCTTATCAGCGCCTGGCCATTGGCAGAGCTGGCACCGACACCTGACGAAACGGCCAACGCTTTCTTGCAACGCCTGCGCCAGAGCCTTGCAGGCCTCGGCACGTGCCAGCCGCCGGCAGATAATCCGCTCCCGTTCGTCGGAGGGTTGATTGGCTACCTGAGTTACGACTTCGGCCGCAGGCTGGAACAGCTGCCGGCCCAGGCTCTCGATGACCTCAATCTGGCCGATGCCCGTTTTGGACTCTACGCCTGGGCTCTAATCACCGATCACCAGCAACAGCGCAGCCAGCTGATGTTTCACCCAAGCCTGGACACGGCCGAACGCCAACGCCTGAGTGCGCTGTTCGCAACGTCGACAACGCCCGAGCCGCAACCCTTCAGGCTGCTGGAGCATTTCCAGGCCGATACTAGTGAAGCCGAATACCAGCAATGCTTTGCACGCATCCAGGCCTATATCCAGGCCGGCGACTGCTATCAGGTTAATTTTGCGCAACGCTTTCGTGCAGGCTATCAAGGCTCACCATGGACTGCTTACCAGGCCTTACGCGCCGCCTGCCCAACGCCATTTTCGGGCTATCAGACGTTGCCGGGCGGCGGTGCCATCATCAGCCTGTCGCCTGAGCGCTTCTTACGCATCAGCGATGGCCAGGTGGAAACCCGGCCGATCAAGGGCACCCGCCCACGGCATGCCGATCCGCAGCAGGATCAAGCCCAGGCTGACGCCCTGCTCGGCAGCCAGAAGGACCGTGCGGAAAACCTGATGATTGTCGACCTGCTGCGCAATGACCTCGGGCGTAGCTGCCAAGTAGGCTCGGTGCGGGTGCCGGAGCTCTTTGCCCTGGAGAGCTACCCCAATGTGCATCACCTGGTCAGCGCCGTAACCGGCGAACTGGCGGCCGACAAGGATGCCCTGGACCTGATCGCCGGCAGTTTCCCCGGCGGCTCGATTACCGGCGCCCCGAAGATCCGCGCCATGCAGATCATCGACGAACTGGAACCGACCCGCCGCGCCCTGTATTGCGGCTCGCTGCTGTATCTGGATGTGCGCGGCGAAATGGACAGCTCGATCGCCATCCGTAGTCTACTGGCCAAGGATGGACAGATCAGCTGCTGGGGCGGCGGCGGCATCGTCGCGGACTCCAAGGGTCAAGCCGAATACCAGGAGTCGATTACCAAGGTCAAAGTGCTGCTGGAGACCCTGGAACAGTTCTGCGATTGA
- the thrH gene encoding bifunctional phosphoserine phosphatase/homoserine phosphotransferase ThrH — MEIACLDLEGVLVPEIWIAFAEKTGIESLKATTRDIPDYDVLMKQRLRILDEHGLKLSDIQAVISTLKPLDGAVEFVDWLRERFQVVILSDTFYEFSQPLMRQLGFPTLLCHKLITDETDRVVDYQLRQKDPKRQSVIAFKSLYYRVIAAGDSYNDTTMLSEAHAGILFHAPDNVIREFPQFPAVHTYEDLKREFLKASNRELSL, encoded by the coding sequence GTGGAAATCGCGTGTCTCGACCTGGAAGGCGTGCTGGTACCGGAAATCTGGATCGCCTTCGCGGAAAAAACTGGCATCGAATCGCTGAAAGCGACCACCCGGGATATTCCGGACTATGACGTGCTGATGAAGCAGCGCCTGCGCATCTTGGACGAGCACGGTTTGAAGCTGTCCGACATCCAGGCAGTGATCTCCACACTCAAGCCGCTGGACGGCGCGGTGGAGTTTGTCGACTGGCTGCGTGAGCGTTTTCAGGTGGTGATTCTCTCGGACACCTTCTACGAGTTCTCCCAGCCGCTGATGCGTCAGCTAGGTTTCCCGACTCTGCTATGCCACAAGCTGATCACCGATGAAACTGATCGGGTAGTGGATTATCAGCTGCGTCAGAAGGACCCCAAGCGTCAGTCGGTCATCGCGTTCAAGAGCCTCTACTACCGCGTGATTGCGGCGGGTGATTCGTATAACGACACCACCATGCTCAGCGAAGCTCATGCCGGCATTCTGTTCCATGCGCCAGACAATGTGATCCGCGAGTTCCCGCAATTCCCTGCGGTGCACACCTATGAGGACCTCAAGCGCGAGTTCCTCAAGGCGTCCAATCGCGAGCTGAGCCTGTAA
- a CDS encoding phosphoadenylyl-sulfate reductase produces the protein MSHPFDATELASSYANKSPQDILKLAFEHFGDELWLSFSGAEDVVLVDMAWKLNKNVKVFSLDTGRLHPETYRFIDQVREHYDISIDILSPEAAALEPFVKEKGLFSFYKDGHGECCGIRKTAPLRRKLATVKAWATGQRRDQSPGTRSQVAVVEIDGAFSTADNTLYKFNPLAQMSSEDVWAYIRMLELPYNTLHERGFISIGCEPCTRPVLPNQHEREGRWWWEEATQKECGLHAGNLIAKI, from the coding sequence ATGAGCCACCCCTTCGATGCAACCGAGCTGGCGTCAAGCTACGCCAACAAGTCGCCCCAGGACATTCTCAAGCTCGCCTTCGAGCATTTTGGTGATGAGTTGTGGCTGTCCTTCAGCGGCGCGGAAGATGTGGTGCTGGTCGACATGGCCTGGAAACTCAACAAGAACGTCAAAGTCTTCAGCCTCGACACGGGTCGCCTGCACCCGGAAACGTACCGGTTTATCGACCAGGTACGCGAACACTATGACATCAGCATCGACATACTCTCTCCGGAGGCCGCTGCACTGGAGCCCTTCGTCAAGGAAAAGGGCCTGTTCAGCTTCTACAAGGATGGCCATGGTGAATGCTGCGGCATCCGCAAAACTGCCCCGCTACGCCGCAAGCTTGCCACGGTAAAAGCCTGGGCCACCGGCCAGCGCCGTGACCAGAGCCCTGGCACACGCAGCCAGGTAGCGGTCGTGGAAATCGATGGCGCCTTTTCTACAGCGGATAACACCCTATACAAGTTCAACCCGCTGGCGCAGATGAGCAGCGAAGACGTCTGGGCCTATATCCGCATGCTCGAGCTGCCCTACAACACCTTGCATGAACGCGGTTTTATCAGCATCGGGTGCGAACCCTGCACCCGCCCGGTGCTGCCTAATCAGCATGAGCGCGAAGGCCGCTGGTGGTGGGAAGAAGCCACACAGAAAGAATGCGGCCTGCACGCCGGTAATCTGATCGCCAAAATCTGA
- a CDS encoding GNAT family N-acetyltransferase, whose product MSEALSIHHDLAGHQFETTVDGDRAYLAYMDLGKQTLDIYRTFVPNSLRGRGIAAALTEHALQYAERLGYTVIPSCSYVERYMVRRQRNTDKS is encoded by the coding sequence ATGAGCGAGGCGTTGTCCATTCACCATGACCTGGCAGGCCATCAATTCGAGACCACAGTGGATGGTGATCGGGCATACCTAGCCTATATGGATCTTGGGAAGCAAACCCTGGATATCTATCGCACCTTCGTGCCCAATTCGTTGCGTGGGCGCGGGATCGCGGCGGCGTTGACCGAGCATGCGCTGCAGTATGCCGAGCGACTGGGCTATACGGTGATTCCTTCGTGTTCCTACGTCGAACGTTATATGGTGCGCCGTCAGCGCAATACGGATAAGAGCTGA
- a CDS encoding IS5 family transposase, producing MKQMTFADAEYAGKRKQTRKELFLIEMDQVVPWKGLIALIEPHYPKGEGGRPAYPLMAMLRVHLMQNWFGYSDPAMEESLYETTILRQFAGLSLERIPDETTILNFRRLLEKHELAAGILAVINGYLGDRGLSLRQGTIVDATLINAPSSTKNKDGKRDPEMHQTKKGNQYYFGMKAHIGVDDESGLVHSVVGTAANVADVTQVDKLLHGKENMVGADAGYTGVEKRPEHEGREVIWQIAARRSTYNTLSKRSALYKAKRKIEKAKAQVRAKVEHPFRVIKRQFGYVKTRFRGLAKNTAQLVTLFALSNLWMARRHLLTNAGEVRL from the coding sequence ATGAAGCAGATGACCTTCGCCGACGCCGAGTACGCCGGCAAGCGCAAGCAAACCCGCAAAGAGCTGTTCCTGATCGAGATGGATCAGGTTGTGCCGTGGAAGGGTTTGATTGCCTTGATCGAACCGCATTACCCCAAGGGTGAAGGCGGACGTCCAGCCTATCCGCTGATGGCGATGTTACGGGTTCATTTGATGCAGAACTGGTTCGGCTACAGCGACCCGGCGATGGAGGAGTCTCTGTACGAGACCACCATCCTGCGCCAGTTTGCGGGTCTGAGCCTGGAGCGCATTCCCGACGAAACCACCATCCTCAACTTCCGCCGATTGCTGGAGAAACACGAACTGGCTGCGGGCATCTTGGCCGTCATCAATGGCTATTTGGGTGACCGCGGTTTGTCATTGCGCCAAGGCACCATCGTCGATGCCACGCTGATCAATGCGCCGAGTTCGACCAAGAACAAGGACGGTAAGCGTGACCCGGAAATGCACCAGACCAAGAAGGGAAACCAGTATTACTTCGGCATGAAGGCGCACATCGGCGTCGATGACGAGTCGGGTTTAGTGCATAGCGTGGTCGGCACGGCAGCCAATGTTGCAGACGTTACTCAGGTCGACAAGCTGCTACACGGCAAAGAAAACATGGTGGGTGCCGACGCGGGTTACACCGGCGTAGAGAAGCGGCCAGAACATGAAGGCCGTGAAGTGATCTGGCAGATCGCAGCCCGCCGCAGTACGTACAACACGTTGAGTAAGCGCAGCGCGCTGTACAAAGCCAAGCGCAAGATCGAGAAGGCCAAGGCGCAAGTTCGCGCCAAGGTCGAGCACCCGTTCCGGGTGATCAAGCGTCAGTTCGGTTATGTGAAGACGCGTTTCCGTGGCCTGGCCAAAAACACCGCACAACTGGTAACGCTGTTCGCCCTGTCGAACCTGTGGATGGCCCGTCGACATTTGCTGACGAATGCAGGAGAGGTGCGCCTGTAA
- the oprI gene encoding outer membrane lipoprotei OprI, producing MNNVLKFSALALAAVLATGCSSMSKETEARLTATEDAAARAQARADEAYRKADDAMAAAQKAQQTADEANERALRMLEKASRK from the coding sequence ATGAACAACGTTCTGAAATTCTCTGCTCTGGCATTGGCCGCAGTTCTGGCTACCGGTTGCAGCAGCATGTCCAAAGAAACTGAAGCTCGTCTGACTGCAACTGAAGATGCAGCCGCTCGCGCTCAAGCCCGTGCCGACGAAGCCTACCGTAAGGCTGATGACGCTATGGCTGCTGCTCAGAAGGCTCAGCAAACTGCTGACGAAGCCAATGAGCGCGCTCTGCGTATGCTGGAAAAAGCCAGCCGCAAGTAA
- a CDS encoding L,D-transpeptidase family protein yields MLSRALAVTRCLPLAAVFAVASANALEFPLPPPGEDIVGEVQVIKAKYEDTFADLGVVNDLGYLEMVVANPGVDPWLPGAGNEIILPTRYILPPGPREGIVINLAEYRLYYYPKGRNVVYTYPLGIGREGWSSPVANARITAKTPNPGWTPPKSIREEHAADGDPLPAYVPPGPNNPLGPYKLGLSVPGYLIHGSNKKFGIGMRVSHGCFRMLNHNVLKLASMVSVGTSVRIINEPYKFGRSGGKVYLEAHAPLEDSGDASVVDKHTAVINALLKNDQFADLRLDWEMLREVVAAEDGLPVEIAQPDQAMAVSESAI; encoded by the coding sequence ATGTTGTCGCGTGCCCTTGCCGTCACCCGCTGCCTGCCGCTTGCCGCTGTCTTTGCGGTAGCCTCTGCCAATGCCCTCGAGTTTCCTCTGCCGCCACCTGGTGAGGATATCGTTGGCGAAGTGCAGGTGATCAAGGCCAAGTATGAAGACACCTTTGCCGATCTGGGTGTGGTCAATGATCTGGGTTATCTGGAGATGGTTGTGGCTAACCCGGGTGTTGATCCTTGGCTTCCGGGTGCCGGTAACGAGATTATTTTGCCGACGCGCTACATTCTGCCGCCTGGTCCGCGCGAAGGCATCGTGATCAACCTTGCGGAGTACCGCCTGTATTACTACCCGAAAGGTCGTAACGTGGTTTACACCTATCCGCTGGGAATTGGTCGCGAGGGCTGGAGTTCGCCGGTTGCCAATGCGCGTATCACGGCCAAAACGCCTAACCCAGGCTGGACGCCACCTAAGTCGATCCGCGAAGAGCATGCGGCCGATGGCGATCCGTTGCCGGCTTACGTGCCGCCAGGTCCTAATAATCCGCTTGGTCCATACAAGTTAGGTTTGTCGGTGCCGGGTTACCTGATTCATGGCTCCAACAAGAAGTTTGGTATTGGTATGCGTGTCAGTCATGGCTGTTTCCGCATGCTTAACCACAACGTACTGAAGCTGGCATCGATGGTTTCCGTAGGTACTTCGGTGCGCATTATTAACGAGCCCTACAAGTTCGGTCGCAGTGGCGGTAAGGTTTATCTGGAAGCGCACGCACCTTTGGAAGATTCTGGTGATGCTTCGGTTGTCGATAAGCACACCGCTGTAATCAATGCGCTGCTGAAAAATGATCAGTTCGCCGACCTGCGTCTGGACTGGGAAATGCTGCGCGAAGTAGTAGCTGCTGAAGACGGTTTGCCGGTTGAAATTGCTCAACCTGATCAGGCCATGGCAGTGAGTGAGTCTGCTATCTGA